One Capsicum annuum cultivar UCD-10X-F1 chromosome 2, UCD10Xv1.1, whole genome shotgun sequence genomic window carries:
- the LOC107860860 gene encoding WUSCHEL-related homeobox 11, whose translation MEDSTSSNQSCERNEPVRSRWNPKPEQILILESIFNNGMVNPPKDETVRIRKILEQFGTVGDANVFYWFQNRRSRSRRRQRQIQASLSAVEVGGEQSASATSSRGGAIQFHTSTANVGPLSISFPMAATAPSSYLLLGSSSSSSSPGGAVGNANDGLFPFSGQMGLPQVEQNSSISSILCSSPTDNANLHYQTGFITVFINGVATEVPRGPVNMKATFGSEDLILYHSSGVSLPVNEHGFIVQSLQHGESYFLVSKPA comes from the exons ATGGAAGACTCTACCTCGTCAAACCAGTCTTGTGAAAGAAATGAACCAGTGAGATCAAGGTGGAACCCAAAGCCAGAACAAATCCTAATACTTGAGTCCATCTTCAATAATGGGATGGTAAATCCCCCAAAAGATGAGACAGTTAGAATCAGAAAAATACTAGAGCAATTTGGCACCGTTGGAGATGCAAACGTCTTCTATTGGTTTCAAAACCGCCGGTCAAGGTCTCGCCGTCGTCAACGACAAATTCAGGCGAGCCTTAGTGCGGTCGAAGTTGGAGGAGAACAATCTGCAAGTGCAACGTCTAGTCGTGGCGGTGCAATTCAGTTTCACACTAGTACTGCAAATGTGGGGCCCCTGTCTATTTCTTTCCCTATGGCTGCAACTGCACCTTCCAGTTATCTTCTACTTggttcctcctcctcttcttcttcaccTGGAGGAGCTGTGGGAAATGCAAATGATGGCCTCTTCCCCTTTTCTGGTCAAATGGGTCTTCCGCAAGTTGAGCAAAACTCTTCTATCTCATCAATTTTGTGCTCATCACCAACAGACAATGCTAATCTGCACTATCAAACTG GGTTTATCACAGTTTTTATTAATGGTGTAGCAACAGAGGTGCCCAGAGGGCCAGTCAACATGAAAGCTACGTTCGGCAGTGAAGACTTAATCTTGTATCATTCCTCTGGGGTGTCACTCCCAGTTAATGAACACGGTTTTATTGTTCAGAGTTTGCAACATGGTGAAAGCTACTTCCTG GTTTCAAAACCAGCTTAA